The Juglans regia cultivar Chandler chromosome 10, Walnut 2.0, whole genome shotgun sequence genome includes the window TTAAAATATCTGCTACGAACATGTACTTCGAGGAGCTCTCGGGGCTTCAAGGCCAAAGAGTTGTGCTGACAGTGTGGGTCTGTTGCATGCAATGGTTATGAGGATggaaatcaaatataataaatattgggggatGTGGAGAAGATaaattgattattatttatgactGCGATCCTTGACCCTCGATATAAGTTGGCGATTGTAGAACATTGGATTGGGGACATCCTCGGTGATGAGGACGATGAAAAATTTACTAGATTGCTTAAATGTGATACTGATGATTTATGTAACCATTGCAACAAAAGTGGTCAATCTTCAATCGAATGTGGTAGCTCCTCTAGTCCAACCGGCTCGACATCCTCTTGGGATAACACACATGCACAAAGTTCAGATTTATTGCAGCTATGATGCTATCATCAAAATCGTGTAACGAGGAATATTATGCAATGCAAGTCTGAGATTGAACGTTACTTTATGGAAGATGTCAATGCACCTAATAATATATTCCagatattaacttggtggaatgTGAATTCGGGCAAGTTTCCAATCCTTTCCTGAATAGCCACGAACGTACTAGTGATTCATACCACTATAGTTGCCTCTGAGTCAACGTCTAGCCCCGGAGGTCGTGTCTTGGATGCTTATCGAAGTTCATTGTCTCTGACCACCGTCAAGGCCATCGTTTGCACATAGAACTGGTTAAATTGAACACCCATTGGAGTAGATACCATTGATGCCGAgagttataggcttgaatcaggtaactttatgattttaaatgattatttacataaatttaatattttcattatttaatttctaatttatatgattttttagacCTAGCTCTAAATCCCAGACTAATTGTAGATGACTGAGAGTCTGAGACTGACACACCGTGAGATAATTGCCAATTTACGATCATGCAAAATAGCAAAACTCGTCATAGTTAGAGGCGGAGGTGAGTTCATAATATCATTTGGCTGATGGTTTAGaagtttataattaaatgaCTAAAGAAAAGATTGTGcatttcatcaataaaagttaaaacttcatgtaggaaaattgaaaatcacTATCGAGTCATCAACTCAAATGCATGGACTGTCCAAGACTTATGTAGGGCATTGTGGCTATTTCACATTTGAATGAAATTCATGACCTTATTCAATATTTGGGTgctataaatttaaatttattgcgatttgtagttttgaatttatggtttgtgatttgtagtttgatttagttattgtatttaaatttaaatttttaacttatttttacactggtttagatttttttaattacttttctaTGTTATTAAACATGGGTTAATATTGAGCCGATCGGAGCCCATTTGCTACTCTGATTGGAGCTCTGAGCTCCAACTCCAATCGgagagtcggagtcagaggtcGAAAGTGGGCATTCCGACTCCGTCAAAGTTGGAGCCCACTGCTATTTTAAATGCACAAATTTTACgtaaatcttttgtaaaaaagtggacacagttaaaaaaaaaattgattttctcaTAGTATGGTCCACTTTTTCATATAAAACGTGTGCAATGTTTGTACATTTGatacttgtatatatcattattttttattaaataatgtgaAACGAATATTCGTTGAAATTGACCGAAAAATCGTCGAAATTgttagtttgaatttaaaataaaacgaAAAATTTGACTTGTTtgataatagataaatattttttttatcacctcaatttatctcaaactaattattgatgagaagtactattttttcaactttcatgtatattcaaaagaaaaggggatctcataaaatatttaaacacatctcaacttatttcataaattcaaatacatattttatctatttaattataaaggttttgaatgtatttgaatgtatttTATCTATCTACATAACACTTGaatccaaaaactttataattaGATAGATAAAATATGTAGATcatattgtatttaatattttatctatattattcACGTACAACGATTAATGTAATAGGATTAATGTAGCAAGATTCAGGTGTTATGTTTATGTCTTTCCTAATTATACAAAGtatttagtaaaaaattaaaaaacaaacctAATCGACTTTGAACAGGTTCTAGGTGATATATATGAATTTAGGGTTTTTAACAAATTCTTCGAATAAAGATTTTTTACAATTCAAAAAGAGATAGATTAATCCGTGGGTTTTACtgtctaaaatattatttatagataatataaaatacagTATGGTCAACATATTAGGtctatctctctcaaaattacagtagaaatttaaaagaaatctcggtacaaatatatataatgtagacATATCAAGAACCAACTtaggaaaaaaactaaaaaaaggcATATCTTGAACCGTATGATATGGAAAGAGAATCCTTCACAAACAGGGCAGAGAAATAGAAGATACACTGAAAACTTTCATCAAACACGTTATGCATCGCAAAAATAGGAAGATACAATTCAATATAAGATGGAAGGACCCAGCGTGTCGATGCATGCGTGCAATTATGAAGGAGGTCCTCCTGCCTGGACATTACATTATTAAGCTAATTTGCACCAGGTGATGGCCACCCCTCAAAACAgtgctgcatgcatgcctttTCGCTGTGAAACCTGATCCAAGGGAACATAGTATGCCTGCACTCGACATTTTGTACAcatcttttttctgtttttcgcCTGCCGGGGTCAGATTCTTTCCGTGAGTCATGTCGTTTTTGGGCGCCCTACTCTGCCCTCTCAATTGTACCGTTGAAAATGACTGTTCATACATTTTTAATTGTATGCATTTAGAAAGGCAACATGACATTttccttccttccttttttttccgcTATTCAAAGTTGCATTAAACTAATGAttagtaagtatatatataacaagagGGTTACAAGTTTAAACCCCAATAAGAACTTGAAGTATTAAACGATAAAAATTTCACCTAGAAAGtcattcaacaaaaataaattcataaagtaacgtgatttgatgtattacgttaaattataaaactatttttattgtaaaataaatttaacctaTCATAAGAAGGTATGTCGATTTGTAAATtcacttttgtaaaattttatagTTGTAAAATTTCTCTCGTTAAATCTCATTAACGAACAATatagctgtttttttttttttttaatgttgtgaatataatatgaaaaatatcggagtcacaattatttttattgttcgaTCGGGTTATATGAATTCATGACGTGATGATGCGTAGCTGTGTGAAAGGTTTGATcagatttataaattaaaattgagatgatgaatgcTGTTGCTACACCTACAGGCTACACATGATCATCCTTAAACTTCCAAGTTCTTTTTGGATTTAAACTATTGATGCTCTAAAAAATACGCTGATTTAATTAGttgctaaatttttttttttaatgaaaacttcttatttactatctctttaattttagttgtaaatattttttaatattttaagacTATTTTTAACCTAAattgatgatatttttgtttctaatagAAGAATTTTCAGttaatataataagaaaaattcttctcatcagctaCTGTTCATCATCATATACCCCGCACCCAATGAGAAAGCTATATATGTTGGGTTTGTGATGTGAACAATTGCTGATTTGTAACAAAACTTATATGATAATTAAtgacctacttttttttttttttggttttccaaGTTTTGCATTTATTCAACTAATTTTTGAAATCAAGTCACTCAAAATTGTAATTCTTATCATTCCCTCCTTTGCTTTTTTTCTCCCCTGCACAGTTCATGAGATCTTCTTTAATCCTtaccttaattaattatgattattattttgctCAAAATGTGAGAAAAATAACTCCCTTGTCATGATTTTGTCGTCACAAAACGATCATCGATGGTATTGAATCTTTGCTAAATACATGATCGATCGATCCATTGGTACACGAACTGAAAATTGCACGTATGAATGAAGTaatttcccaaaaaaaattcCGACTCTTTTAGACTTTTACATGCACGTTTCTGACCAAATAAAAATGATTGCTTTACTTAACGCAAAATGATCATCCCGGGAGGAATTAATAATACATGCATGAGCATCAACCGTACGTGGTTCTTACTCCGAGTGACTTGCACGCTACACCTCTAACTTGTTTAATTTCTCACAATCTTTTTTGCGACCAAAACTTGTATGTGAAATCCAAATCATGATGACTCTCTTCCATTTGAACATTAATCTATGTTCCaacgtcactacaagaaaactaatTATTTGTGGCTAGTTATTTCCtgtgaaaatgactatttcctgctaaaatgagtctgttttcatcgcaaatagtcattctcgtcgtaaataattcgtcacaaatgcttatttttcttataatgaacacgaaaaaacatatatatttttatgaggtACCTTTGATCCCCTCATCCAAATTAAACCCAGTAGTACTACTTGACTTacatttttgtcttttgttttgcATGCTGACTAATTAAATTGTGTTCAAAGTAAGAAAAAGAGAAACCGCGTTCAACCCTATAGAGACGGACCAACCGATGGAagttatatatttgatatatatatgattcatttGTCTaacaatataacaaattaaggtgaagtatatacgttcgttgattataattttagaacaaaaatattttagacacatataaaagaattatataaaaataagttcataAAATGATGTGtcttaatgttatatattatattataaaattatttttatagtaaagtagatctaatgtatTACATGCGATACTCATGTCAGgttgtgtgtttatttttatataatttttttaagtctaTAGCCCTTCTCTTTTATAATATCTCACATCACCgtcaagatttgaaaaatctCCCTCCCTTCCAATTGTTCTTCTAGTCTCAATTTGCCTTATTTGATTCTAGTCCTATTATAACCTAAGTTACCTAACTTGGTTTGATTATTCAAGGTATGagcttggaagttggaacatcCAGCTAGAGTGTAGTATAAACCATttaccaataataataaacaaattggtcaaaattaatttaaaaaaaaaatgagagagagagagagcataacTTGTTGTGCAAGTCTTGGAAGGAGAGTTGTTATTCCTaaaatgaaagtttgaaaaatatggGTAATTTGACTTTGAAATGGTAAACAAAATGCGGCAATGCCGTAAGGAGCCGATACACCCAAATTGGACTTTTAGGCATAAAGCCCAAAGTGTACGTCTTAGTTAGGTCGGTCGAGACTCATACTATACAAATTGCTTTGTCCGTCTTCAAATTTCTCTTTCTGCCAGTCTTCCACACGCCCATACAAATTGACTCCGCGTCTTTTTCATGCAGCAAATCCACGTACTTTGACATTTAACTCTCTTAaactcccttttttttcttttttggattgGAGAGTCATTACATTGGTTTGTTCCtttatctatcttttttttttatttgaaaatgaggTATCGCACTCCAGACTTATATTTTATAgactaaaaattatatcaatcagACCACGAGTttgacactttttttaaattttagtttcaattctagaattaaaattaaatgaaaatttaaaaatatcactTAATAAAACGATATAAGATAAGAGTAATAAAATGGATATTGAAGTTCGGCATGTGATGTGATCTGCTCTGAAATTGGATATTCAATGAAGCCACGTGAACCAACATTAATTGTAAGTAAGACTTCAACTTCGACTCAGAATTATTAGCTAAGTACATCGTCAGTCTGTCACTGTGACTCTAGCTAAGTAATTTACTCTTGCTCTTAAATtccaatacatataaatattatatcccATTCTAATTAATTGTCTTGTCAGTATTAGTCGgtgtttaaaataataaacacataCTAAATACATCGTATAGCCAACTCACCCTAATTCAACACTCCTAGACTCCTATctataattattgaataaaataataatattttaaaattaataatagatacaattttagatgcggcaaatattatttattttattaaaaagtgggttttttcatttatatatatatatttcagatttaattattatgtacaaatgaatatataattttagaaatattaaaaaaaaaaaaagaaactgaaaaggtagcttAATAAACAATTAGAAGATTTTTAGAATCATTGAAAgtgtgttttttaaaaaaataaaaaataaaaaccatttgaGTTAAAAAGCTCCTCTTTGCTCTCGGTAGGGTCCCCCAGTCACTCACTCCGCACGTTGTATCGCTAGTCGTCCGTCCATTATTTACACTCATTTATTTCCAATTTACCATGTCTACGGCCTAGCTCTTCCTCATTTCATagccatccatccatccataaTTCAAAGGCTGAGTTATGATGGCCTAAGATCCTGGATAACTTAATAATCGATATTttgttcacattttttaatctaatattGCACACACGCATATGTACAAATATTCCTATAAATAATAAGACAGATTATACAAGGTTTAGGTATCATgtttaattctttataaatagtaataaattaaaatgatagaatAAGTTTTGTGAGATTCacctaaaatgaatttagatatatttaaatattaagacgaatttatatgtatttatagaaagttgaaaaagattatagatTCTAAacgtaaagagattttaaactaagatgaatttaataatttaaaaattaagcttTTGAATATTAGAATTGGatcaaaattaaactgaacATATTACGAACGAGACCTTATTGTCATTAGCATTACcttgaattttagaaaaaataaattatgacaaATCCCGGAAGTCAACACTGCACATGgactaatattataaattataaaataagtaatTCCTAACCATTCATTGAGCAatgttatcattattttataattaatagtattaaaaaataaaattatatcaaagtttatttttttcccaaaattaGTAACAGCCAGAAATGATCCTACTATTGACCGAATaccattgtttttattttttatatttgggaAATAGTGAAGCTGCTTTCACAAAGaatgtattattattacaaCTCATGTATCTTcgatgagaaaaataaagaaaattgctGACATAACCGTACctttgactctctctctctctcttctttaaGCGTGCCTCTCTCTGTCTTCTACATCCCCGCCCGcgatctctcactctctctctctctctgaactttctcacactttcttGAACATTTTTCTCCGGCTCCAAACGGCGCTAAAAGAATGGTTAGGGACGACCTGTACATCACGGTGCCCACCTTGTTCCGGTGCCCGATCTCGCTCGACGTGATGAAGTCCCCTGTGAGCCTGTGCACAGGAGTGACCTACGACCGCTCCAGCATCCAACGTTGGCTGGACAACGGCAACAACACCTGCCCTGCCACGATGCAAGTCCTCCAAAGCAAAGAGTTCGTCCCCAACCGCACCCTCCAGCACCTTATCCAGAACTGGTCCGACTCGGCCCACTCGCCGGTCGAATCACCTCCCTCTCTGGACCAATTACAGGACCTAATGAAGGACCTCCGGACCAAAACTGAGAACAGCAATAACAACAGCCGCACCTTGGATTCTTTAACGAAAATTGTTCGTTTCGCGAAGGAATCAGAGGAAAACCGCAATTTTCTCGCGAAAATGGACGGCTTCATTGTGACGCTCCTTGAATTCCTTGGCAATGCCGGTGGCAGAGAATGTAGAAAGTTCGATTTTCTTGAAGAAGTGGTCGGGCTTTTGGATTTGGTACTGAGCAAATTCGAAGACCACCAGCAGCTAACGAAGACGATGTTGAAAAGCGACCGCGATTGCTTGGCTTCCCTGTTGCTCGTTCTGCAACATGGAAGAACCGATTCCAGAATCGCGTCGGCTAGGGTTTTAGAAACCATCGCAAACGACGCCGAATCAAAACTCCTGATCGCCGAGAAGGACGGATTATTATCCGAGACGCTAAAATTAATCACTCCCGAGAACGATCCGGCACTAATTGAAGCCGGGTTATCGTGCTTGGTCCAAATATCAATGCCGAAACGTGTGAAAGCGGAATTAGTGCACCTCGGCACAATTAAAACGTTGGTTAAGTTGGTATCCGATTCGAATTCGAGCGTGACGGTGACGGAAAAGGCGTTGAAGATGCTCGAAACGTTGTCTTCCTGCAAAGAGGGGCAGTGGGAGATATGTGAGAACGGGGGGTGCGTGGCGGCGATACTGCAGAGGGTGCTGAAGGTATCGAGTTCGGCGACGGAGCACGCGGTGACGATACTGTGGAGCGTGTGCTATCTTTTTCGGGACGAACGGGCACAGGAGGAGGTGGCGCGGGCAAATGGGCTGACCAAGATTCTGCTGCTGATGCAGAGCAATTGCTCGCCGTCGGTTCGTCAAATGTCGGCCGATTTGCTCAAGATATTTCGGGTGAACTCCAAGTCCTGTCTCTCCAGTTACGATACCAAGACCACTCATATAATGCCATTCTGATTTTCCATCTGGAggccctttttttttatgtaatttctctttaattctGTTTCCAAAGGATGGAGAAATCTGTAAATCAAAggaaaatttttggttttagttgGATACAAAAAAAGGAATTAATTGGAATTCAATTAACAAATTTCTCGTCTATTTTCTTAGGAGTACTTTGGTACATACATGGCTGCTTCGTTTCCAATCATAATGATTTACAAAATGGGATTTCTGCTCGTCgtatgcaattaattaattgagtaatgttagatggATAGGCaaatttagacttttttttttttattattttaaacgagtgaaatttattattaaaaaattaattttttctttttatgtaactcttatatttatttatgacttATGCACtcgtaaatatcatttctccaattaatttgacataattaaattaatgaaaagaCTTCACATCAATTGCtacaagagaaataatatttgtaatcgtgagtgtgtaaacgttgtgcagtcgttttgaaaaaaagtaaataaatatgagacctacagaaaagaaattaattttttaatagtagatttctttctttttcaaaataactatactatatttacgtattttacgactgtatgtaacattactcttgcTACAATCAATAAAAGGGGAATAATGGTATTCATGCAAAAACcaaatcaattcattttaagAGCATTTCTACAAACACTTCATACTCAAATGGTATCTCTCTCAATGAGGAGTCTAAAGATTTGATACCATTGTGGGTGAAAAGGTTCTTGGagctatggtttttttttttttgctgtttGGCAAAAGTAATCGAAAACAAAACGTGAAAAAACAGAGTTATTTGCATGAAATGGAGCCTTCAATCTATATATTATCTGTGGGGGTGTAACTGGCCTTGCAATTGCATAGAATTTGACAGAAAAATGTCGATGGTTACTTGTTTAGTAATAAATACGACTAAGCTGCGGGTTGGAGGcagaaataataagaaagaaaaggtcGGGACCTTGACGACAGTACCAACTTTGCCTCGGATTAATTAAGCGTAAAAAGACAGGGACATTGTGCCGCAAACGGGTGAAACGGGTTTTGCCTTTGCTGATTGTAATGTTTGGCTTTCTCTTTCACTTAAATAATTGTTTGGTTATAGAAAAGGAATTAAAGGGATCGGAATCCCGATCCAAAAAATATgtcttttttttagaaaaggatGTATAATGTTTGACCATTTCCATACCCACGTcagatatatatacaataataataatattattccgAAGTGTACCtaagataataatttaaataaaaaaaataaaaaataaaaaattagtaacttatttatttgggaaaagaaattataaggttaaagaaagataaaaaatcgagattaaaaaaaatctgaactTTAGCAAAGTATGAGTTTTGGTATGCatccatattagattatctatttactctctatataataataaaatattattaattttttatttaaaaaaattgaaacaaaaagaaatgaaaatgagtacactgtcaaaacaaaaaatgacataaaaaagaGACGTGAATTTATGTGCGCCGCGGGATTATTAAGGgccttttgataaaacatgatccttcattaaattttacaagagaGTTACATGTCAAATGGTCAAGGATCTTAAGGACCTTTTGCTAAAACATGatcctttattaaattctataagggagttacacgtcaaatggtcaataattttaagaatcttttgataaaataagaCTTAACagacttaacaaaaaaataataaaaattattatttacagttaCATCagtatttattataatagaatatatatatatatgtacgtacgtgtGTGTTTAGGTCGTATTAATGGAGCATTGGATCATGTGTGGttgatttgtatatttttggcCCTTCGGGTTTTTATTTTCAGTGGGATGTGTCATTATTCCTTTTTGAGTTTTGTGGGTGCCATTAATGTTGGGTCAACATGGACATCTCACGTGACCCTTTTTCATTTTGGATCATAATTTCCATGATTTTTGTTGCTTAATTGTATCTGAGGTTTTGAGTATGGGATTTGTCAGTGGGACGCTTCATCATCGCCCCCGCACGAATTTATATTGACAACTTTCGATTCCCTCCCCCACAATAAtgatttccaaaagaaaaatacattattCTTGCATTGAGATCTGAGAGCGCTAGCTCATcgacccaagaaaaaaaaaaatacaagagagCTTTGACATTTAAGAATTAACGacattagttttttaatttttttattcttaatcccccatcaattaattgattaaCACATatgttttaagagaaataatatttacaatattaaaatatatatattttacgtaaatattttgaaaattaaaattcacatgaaaattttattttttttatttatagatctcattatttaaaaaaaaaaaaaatacgtaagACATGATCTGTCTAAATCAtttgttatttaaattaaataaagaatcACTTAAAATACGAAAAGTCTttcaatataataaacaataacaaaattcacgagtaaatattattttttttattaataattgtgCTGTTGTCTTGTTGACCAATGTATTAAATAGTTTATgggtttaatttatttctttgtttggtcAGTGGCAGTCTGGCACCAATTAGCTTGCAATCCTCCAACTGGACTATGATCTCCTAGCTAGGTTTTGAAAGATCTATTTAGGGGCGGTGTATAAATTGGACCCAACTGATTCGGCTGTTTAAGTTAGTGTGgctatttaaaatttgaccGACTTCTGCAACTTGACTTGGAGACCAAATTGCATCTTCAAACATGCTTTTCAATTTTGCCATCTTCTTAATTTTTGATCGGTGGGTGAATGTTAATGTCTTGTGCATTCTTTCCTAGCTACTTCATTTGCTTGAACCAACTTTAGTCATAATTAGATCTTTCATACCGGAATATCTATACTTCATACGATATGAACATAATCTGAATTGTCACtcctaattttaaatataaataaatttataatataacttataaaactaacattattttacataaatattatcaatttaaaatataattatataaaacattatacTAGTATCtaagtctcgtttggttacgcatttcagatgcgatgagatgagatattttgttaaaaattaaataaaatattattataatataatttttattttaaaatttaaaaaaattaaattatttattatattttatataaaaatttaaaaaaattataataattatatgaaatgagatagtacGAGATACTTTgatttattataactaaaagAATTGTTCTGTACCTAAAAGTACCCTATCCCtccaaaatatacaaacacTATGAAATCACTAGACTTCATGAAACACTATTTGTACAAAAACTATTGTTAACAATAATATTGTcttatttggatttaaaaatgattaatttattataatttttttaaatttatacataaaatataaacaacaatttaatatttttaaattataaaataataatattattaaaaaaataatattttaattaaaattattttaactcatttcactgtcaAAATCAACTGTTGCCCTTAGTCTTTCTACAAACcctatttttcacaaaaatattaaaactgaGGAAATTGAAGTATGAAATGACTAGACGTCAAATCGGAAGGATGTAgaagtatatattttctaatttttcacaTAGAATATTATAAGGGTGATGCTACTGTTCTTGTCAGGAGCTCTCGTTGGAAGTTGAAGTATTAtttaatgtgttttatttaaataattttttatataaatcttttaataatttaaaatattttaaaaaataaaataaatttaaaatattattaaaaaaatattttcttaattagaaaataaaaaaaatattttcttaattacgaagtaaaataaaaaattataaaaattattttttataattttttattttacttaatgattaaaaaaatattttttaataatattatgatttttttaaatatttaaaatagatatgCTACAGCCCCGTTGGAAGCTCTCATTGGACttagcatgtatttttttatgtgtatttttttaatttattttttatatagatttttttacacttttaaatatttttaaaaaataaaataaatttaaaacatcattaaaaaatatttccttaatcaaaaagtaaaaaaaaaaaaattcattaaaaaatattttcttaattacaaagtaaaataaatattattttttattctattttgtgattaagaaaatattttttaataatattatatttttattttattttttaaaatatttaaaattattaaatatatatataaataaataaaaaaatgctacatgcccaacggagccccagcggggcatgtagcattttccatattatAAAGGGGTATTTCTCGAAAAACTTGGTCCACTTTCAAGAAAATTGCTCACTGATTAGACAATAGACGTCCCAGAATATTTGTTTGGAATATAGTGATTATGCCTCCTGTTATTTGTACAATGCCTACAAATTAgactttttaactttcttttcgTATTTTGATTGTCCAACTTTATAGTAATTGGGGCCTGACTTTGTGAAGAATAAAGTACGGAGTACCCACCAACTCTATGAAATCattatttgaatgtttttttttattaacagagtattttgaaataaaattttgattaattttaaaatacaaatgcTCTCGACAAGgagaattttaatattttttttttccctcacctCCATTTTTAATCGATAGTAAACCTTATGGAAAACCACCACCTCAAAGTGCCCTAAAATTCTACGTTTCA containing:
- the LOC108987810 gene encoding U-box domain-containing protein 27-like — protein: MVRDDLYITVPTLFRCPISLDVMKSPVSLCTGVTYDRSSIQRWLDNGNNTCPATMQVLQSKEFVPNRTLQHLIQNWSDSAHSPVESPPSLDQLQDLMKDLRTKTENSNNNSRTLDSLTKIVRFAKESEENRNFLAKMDGFIVTLLEFLGNAGGRECRKFDFLEEVVGLLDLVLSKFEDHQQLTKTMLKSDRDCLASLLLVLQHGRTDSRIASARVLETIANDAESKLLIAEKDGLLSETLKLITPENDPALIEAGLSCLVQISMPKRVKAELVHLGTIKTLVKLVSDSNSSVTVTEKALKMLETLSSCKEGQWEICENGGCVAAILQRVLKVSSSATEHAVTILWSVCYLFRDERAQEEVARANGLTKILLLMQSNCSPSVRQMSADLLKIFRVNSKSCLSSYDTKTTHIMPF